The genome window CCTGGGGATCGAGGTGATCCGCCCGGTGAGGGTGCTTGAGGTGGCGTCGTCAAGCAAGACCGCGCCGCTGCGCGTCACCGCGAGCGACGGCCGCACCTGGCACGCCCGCAGCATCGTCAATGCCACCGGCACCTGGGATCAGCCCTTTATTCCGTACCTCCCCGGCGCAGCCTCGTTCCGAGGAGAGCAGTTGCACACGGTGGATTATCGGCGCGCCGAGGACTTTCGCGGCAAACGCACCCTGGTGGTGGGCGGCGGGCTCTCCGCCCTGCAATTTCTCCTCGAACTCGCTGCCGTCACGGACACCCTGTGGTCCACGCGCCGCCCGCCCAACTTCACCGACCGCTCCTTTGACCAGGCCTGGGGCCGCGACGTGGAGCGTGCCGTGCGGGAGCGCACCCACGCCGGAAAGTCTCCCGTCTCCGTGGTGCGCACCACAGGGATTCCACTGTGGCCCGAGTACGTGGAGGCGGTAAAGGCGGGCACGCTGGTCTCGCGCGGGAACGTCGAGAGCGTGACGCCCGAGGGCGTGCGCTTCGGTGCCGTGCCGCCGCCCCGCACGCGGGGGCTGGGGCCGTCGCGCAGCGATCGCCTGGTGCTGCCGGAGAGTTGGCGGCCTTACCCGGCCGGGCACGAGGAAACCGTGGACGTGATCTTCTGGAACACCGGGTTCCGCGCGGCGCTGCGGCACCTGGCTCCCCTGCGGCTGCGCGGCCCCAAGGGAATCGAGATGATCGATGAGGTCACGCCCCGGCGCGATCCCCGAGTATTCCTGGTGGGCTACGCATCCTCCGCGTCCACGGTGGGGGCCACGCGGGCGGGCCGATTGGCGGGGCGCAAGGCCGCGCAATACCGATGAAGCGGGAGGACCGCGGAAGGCCCACAAGGCGCGCCACTACCCCCGCTGCGGCGAGGGAGCGATAGTCCGTTTTGCCTGTTTTCCTCCGCTTTTCTTACCCCCATAGACGAAGGTACACACCCGTGCGGCGACCTTTGGTATGGGTTGCCCTCTACAAACTTCCCCTCGGGCCTTAGTATAGGTGTCATGCCCGCCGCCACGCTCGCTGAGATTGCAGACCTGATCCGGGAACATCCCGGCACTTTCCGCGATGCCACACACGGTCGTTTCTATGTGGATCACCTGGAGGCACACGCCGTTTTCCCCCTCAAGATGAGCAAGTCTCACCTTGATCTCGCCCCGGCGGTGGCATGGGTTTTGGAAAACAGCTCCCCCACGGCGCTCTCCCCCGCGGCCCTGCTGCGCGTGCAGCAGATGGGCCTGGATCACCGTCGCCACGGCTTCCCCGCCATCGCCTACGCCTCCTTTGCCCAGGCGCTCAAGTTTGGTCTACGCGAGGTGCTGCGTGTATCCAACGAGCAGTACACGGTGGCGGCGCAGCAGGCGGAACACCTGATCGAGGGCCTCTGCGTGGAGATGGCCGCCGTGGCCCTCAACGCGGACGAGCAGGGCGTACCCCCGGCGTATTCCGGCGAGGTCATCAACGTGGAGCGCATGAGCAGGCGGATCAGCGTGGTCACGCTGGATACCGGCCTGGCCATTCCGTTTAACCCCGGGCAACACGTGCTCACCTCCACCGCCATGCTGCCCGGCATCTGGTTGCCCATGTCCCCTGCCACTCCTCCCTCGGAGTTCGGCCAGGTGGAGTTCCACGTGCTGGGTGAGGACGATACCTCCGCGCAGCGCCTGGCCAAGTCCAAGATCGGCGACCACTGGACGTTCGGGCAACCGGACGGCACGCTATCCATCGACGGCAAGCGTGACGTCCTGCTCATCGCCCACTCCACCGGCTGGGCACCGCTGCGCTCCCTGCTCTTTGACATGCTCACCTGGGAGCACCAGCCGCAGGTCACGCTCTTCCTCAGCGCGGAGTATCCGGGGGAACTCTACGAACTGCCCCGCCTGTGGGCCTTGGCCCAGGCGAGTTCCTGGCTCACGGTGGTGCCCTGCGCCATCAACCACGAGGACGCCTGGTGGGTTAATTCCCAGGTCACCCTGCCGGATATTTATATCGCCACGGCCGAATCCCCCGGCGCGCTCGCCGCCAGCCGAGGCACCTGGGTCGATCACGATGTGCTCATCGCCGGCCCGGAGGAGAACGCTCAACACAGCGCCGAGGCCCTGCGGGCCGTGGGGGCGCAACACATTCAGTTGGAGGCATGGCCGCGACGCAGCGCCGAAGCACCGCGCTAATGAGGCCTTTTGGGCCACCGCCC of Corynebacterium sp. 21KM1197 contains these proteins:
- a CDS encoding NAD(P)-binding domain-containing protein codes for the protein MSTPLHTLVIGAGQAGLACTHELVHRGLVPGRDFVVLDANSGPGGAWRHRWDSLTLGRAHGIADLPSLPMRRPDPTVPASRVVADYYGAYEEHLGIEVIRPVRVLEVASSSKTAPLRVTASDGRTWHARSIVNATGTWDQPFIPYLPGAASFRGEQLHTVDYRRAEDFRGKRTLVVGGGLSALQFLLELAAVTDTLWSTRRPPNFTDRSFDQAWGRDVERAVRERTHAGKSPVSVVRTTGIPLWPEYVEAVKAGTLVSRGNVESVTPEGVRFGAVPPPRTRGLGPSRSDRLVLPESWRPYPAGHEETVDVIFWNTGFRAALRHLAPLRLRGPKGIEMIDEVTPRRDPRVFLVGYASSASTVGATRAGRLAGRKAAQYR